The sequence CCCGCTGGCGGACGACGAACTCCTCGCGGGCGGCGGCCCCTTGGGCTCGGCGCACGGGCTGCTCCGCGAACTGGAACTGGTCGCGCCCGACTTGGGCATCAACCCGGCCAACCCCCCGGCCCCGCCCCCGCCGCCCCCGGGCCCGACGGACCTGGAGGAGCCGGCCGCGCCCCCACCCCCGGACGACAGCCCCTTCGCGCGCGAACGCCACGTGTGGCTGGGGCTGCACGCGGCGGCGACGAGGAGCTTGGCGCAGGGGGCGATGATCGTCTTCAGCTGACCCCCTCGCAGGGGCGGCCAGGGCGGGCCACCCACCCCCGGGGGCTCCGCCCCCGGCCCCCGTTCCGGGGGCTGCGCCCCCGGGCCCTGTTCCGGGGCTGAGCCCCCGGGTCCCGCTTTATGGCTGCGCCCCCGGGCCCTCGTTCGGGGGATGCGCCCCCGGGCCCCGGTTCCGGGGCTGCGCCCCGGGCCCTGCTTGGGGGCTGTGCCCCGGGTCCCCGTTCGGGGGCTGTGCCCCGGGCCCCCTGTTCCGGGGTTGCGCCACCGGGCCCTGCTTGGGGCTGTGCCTCGGGCTCTGGTTGGGGGCTGCGCCTCGGGCCCGTTGTGGGGCTGTGTCTCCGGGCCCCGCTTTGGGGCTGCGCTCCCGGGCCCCTGCTCCAGGGCCGTGCCCCGGAGCCCCGTTTTGGGGCTGTGCTCCGGCCCCCCGCCTGGGGACTGCGCCCTCGGCCCCCCGTTTTGGGGCTGTGCCCCGGCCCCCGTTTCGGGGCTGCGTCCCGTCCCCGGCCCCTCGCTTGGGAGCTATGCCCCGGCCCCCGTTTCGGGGCTGCGTCCCGTCCCCGGCCCCTCGCTTGGGAGCTATGCCCCGGCCCCCGTTTCGGGGCTGTGCCCCCGCCCCTCGCTTCCGGGCTGCCCCGCCCCCGCTTCCGGGCTGTGCCCGCCGCCTCCGGTCAGGGGTTGCGTTGTTGTCGTGGTGGGGGAGTGGGGGCCGGTTTTTATCTTGGTTCCGGGGGGCGTTGTCGCGGCATGTTCGGCCTTGCTCCCGGGGGGAGTGGGAAGCGGCCCTGGGGCAGGGGGTCCGGGCGGCCCGGCAGGGGGACCGCGCCCGAGGCCGACTGCGTGGCGAGCGGGGTCGGGCCCGTACCGAACTCGACCATCCAGTCCGCCGTTTCCGCCCGCACCAGCTCCGTCACGTCCTCCGTGAAGCGCCGCAGGACCGACAGGCACCGCTCCGTCGCCTCGGAGGCCGTGCCCTCCGCCGGGCCCAGGACCTCCCGGACGCTCTCCGACGCCCAGTCGAACTGGAGGATCTGGAGCCTGCGCTGCACCGCCTGCGCCGTCGCCACATCCCGCATCCACCCCGAGCCGAGCCCGAGGTACCTGTCGAGCCCCACGCACCCCGCCGCGAGCAACAGCGCCAGGTACCCCCACGGCGCGAGCCCCGTCAGCGCCCCCGCGAGGTCGAGGATCGGCAGCGCCGCCCCCGCCATCACCCCGAGCGCGGCGGCGAGGCGGAGCAGCCGGGCCAGGCGCCGCTTCCAGTAGCGGTCGTGCAGGTACCACTCGGCCGTCGCGAGCGCCCCCGCCTCCACCCACTGGTACAGCTCGTCGAGCCGCTCGGCGGGCTCGCCCCAGTCCCCGAGCGGGAAGGGCCGCCCGGTCAGGTCGGGGCGGGCGGCCGTGGGGCCCCCTCGCCCGGCCCGCCGCGCTCGGGGGTCCTGGGGGGGACCCTCGGGCTGCATGTCCGGCTGACTCACCCGTCCACTCCCTCTGCCTGCGGTACCGCTCCGCGTTCCGCGGGCGATTGGTGCGATTGGTGCAAGGCTCCTTCCTACCGCCGGGCGAGTGGCGAGGAGCGCCGATTCAAACCTTTTCCGCCCGGACGAGCGGTCTGGTCAGGTATAGGACCGTGTCCGGGATCACTCGAAAGAGTGCCGGGGCACGGGGCACGCTGCTCACGTAGGCTCGACGCGGGTGGAATCGACGGCGGTGGTACGCGGATCGCGCGAGCGCCGTACGAGTCCGCCCTGCCAGCCGTACGACCCCGTACGGGCCGTGCGACCGTGCGGCCCGACCCAGCAGCCAGGAGAGCTGATCGTGATTCCCGGTGGTGGCCAGCCCAATATGCAGCAGCTGCTCCAGCAGGCCCAGAAGATGCAGCAGGACCTCGCCCGCGCCCAGGAGGAGCTGGCGGCGACCGAGGTCGACGGGCAGGCGGGCGGCGGCCTCGTGAAGGCCACGGTCAACGGCTCCGGCGAGCTGAAGGGCCTGGTCATCGACCCCAAGGCGGTCGACCCGGAGGACACCGAGACCCTGGCGGACCTCGTCGTCGCCGCAGTCCAGGCGGCGAACGAGAACGCGCAGCAGCTCCAGCAGCAGAAGCTCGGCCCGCTGGCCCAGGGCCTCGGCGGCGGCATCCCCGGCCTGCCCTTCTGAACCGGCCGAACCCGGGGGGACCCGGGGGAATCCGGGGGGAACCCGGGGGAACGCTGACCCGGGGGAACGCCGCATCCGGCTGAACCCGGGAAACGCCGGACCCGGCTGAACCCGGCGAAACATCGGGGGGAATTCAGGGATGCCCCTGAGGTCCCCTCAGGGGTCCACCCCGAAGGAACCCGGATCTTCACCGAAGCGGGTTCCCCCGGCCCTCCGGGCCCCCTACCGTGAGACACGACCGTCCGTTCCGGACCGGCGCGCGACCACCGCGTGCCCCGGCGCGGACACAGGAAAGGCGATCCGTTGTACGAAGGCGTGGTCCAGGACCTCATCGACGAACTGGGCAGGCTCCCCGGCGTCGGTCCCAAGAGTGCGCAGCGGATCGCCTTCCACATCCTCCAGACCGAGCCGGCCGACGTGCGCCGGCTCGCGAACGCGTTGATGGAGGTGAAGGCGAAGGTCCGCTTCTGCGCGGTCTGCGGGAACGTGGCCCAGGAGGAGCACTGCAACATCTGCCGCGACCCGCGCCGCGATCCCGCCGTCATCTGCGTCGTGGAGGAGCCGAAGGACGTCGTCGCGATCGAGCGGACGCGAGAGTTCCGGGGCAGGTACCACGTGCTCGGCGGGGCGATCAGCCCCATCGAGGGTGTCGGCCCCGACGATCTGCGCATCCGCGAACTGCTCGCCCGCCTCGCCGACGGCACGGTGACCGAGCTGATCCTCGCGACGGACCCGAACCTGGAGGGCGAGGCCACGGCGACGTACCTCGCCCGCATGATCAAGCCCATGGGCCTGCGCGTCACACGGCTGGCGAGCGGCCTCCCGGTCGGCGGTGACCTGGAGTACGCGGACGAGGTCACGCTCGGCCGGGCCTTCGAAGGGAGACGACTCCTCGATGTCTGAGACCACGAGCAGGCCGGAAGCCGGCGCGCCCCTCGCACAGGCGGTGCGCGCGGACGGCTCCGACCCCGCCGACTTCTCCACGCAGATCGCCGACCAGATCGAGAGCTTCCTCCTCGCGGTCACCGAGATCGCCAAGGGCGACGACCCGGACAGCGCCGTCCCCTACCTCCTCCTGGAGGTCTCGCAGCTCCTGCTCGCGGGCGGTCGCCTCGGCGCGTACGAGGACATCCTTCCCGACGAGCGGTACGAGCCCGATCTCGGCGACGAGCCGGACAGCGACCCGCTCCGCGAGGGCCTGGCCGCGCTCCTCGACCCGGTCGACGTGTACTCCGAGGTCTTCGACCCGTACGAGCCCCGCAAGGCCCCCGTCGCGCACCGCCTCTCCGACGACCTCTCGGGCATCGTCACCGAGCTGCGCCACGGCCTCGCGCACTACCGCGCGGGGCGGGTCTCCGAGGCGCTGTGGTGGTGGCAGTTCTCGTACTTCACCAACTGGGGTCCGAGCGCGTCCGCCGCCCTGCGCGCCCTCCAGTCCCTCGTCGCCCACGTCCGCCTCGACCAGCCCCTCACCCCGCTCGACGGCCTCGACACGGACCAGGAGCTGGACGGCGAGGACGAGTTGGCGGAGGAGGCGGGCCGCGTGATGCGCGCCGAGATCCTGGGCCGCGAGGCACGCTGAGCGCTCGGGACGGCGGACGTGCCGGGGGCGTGAGGCCGCTGCCGAGGCGGGGCGGACCCTGGGCGGGACGGGGCCCGTGCCGCCCAGGGCCCGTGCGGGACGGGGCTCCGTGTGCGGGCGGGCCACCTGCTTGAGGGGCCCTGTACGAGGCGCGCCCTCAGACCCCGCCGTCCCCGCTCCCGCCGCCGCCCCTGTCCCCGCCCTCGCCCCCGTCCACGATCGCCTGCACCGCCGCCCCGTACCACCGCACCACCGACTCCGTGTCCGCCGAGGCGAGCGGTTCGAGCAGCATCACGTACCGCATGAGCGACAGGCCGATGAGCTGGGTCGCGACGAGTGAGGTGCGCAGCTTCACGTCCGCGCCGCCGAGGGCCGGTACGAGGGTGCGCGCGAGCACCCCGCCCGCGACCTCGCGCAGCCGCGCGCCCGCGTCGCCGTGGACGGCCGCGGAGCGGACCATCGCCATGAGCGCGGGGCGCGAGACCGCGTCCTCCCACACCGAGAGGTGCGCGCGCACGAGGCGTTCGCCGACGCCCTCGCGCGGGCCCGCGGCGGCCTCGCCGAGCGCGTTCCAGAGGCGTTCCGGCAGTTCGAGCGCCTTGACGAAGAGGTTCGCCTTCGAGCCGTAGAAGTGATGCACGAGCGCCTGGTCGACGCCCGCCGTCTCGGCGATCCACCGCAGGCTCGTGCCGTCGAAACCGCGCTCGGCGAAGCAGGCGCGGGCCGCGTCGAGGATCGCCGCGCGCGTACGGGTCTCGCCGGGCCTGCGCCCCCCGGCGTGCTTGCCCTGCCCCGTACCGGTCTCCGCGTCCTCAGCCATTCCTCCATCATGCCTCCCGCGCCGCACCGCTCCGGCGCCGTAACTCATCTCACGATGAACTCAGCGTGCGATGAGTTGTACAGTGACGGCGACCCACCACGTCCGAGAGAGGAGGGTCGCCATGTCGACGTCCGACGCCACCGCCGCCCCCACCGAGACCACAGGGAACACCGGGAACACCGGGACAACCGAGGTCACCGGGACCGCCGATGTCACCGCGGCCACCGCGGCCACCGCGGCCACCGGGACCACGGCAGCGACCCCACCGCCCGCGCCCGGCGGCACGAAGGGCACCCGCCGTATCGCCGCCGTCGTCGTCGGCCTCGCGGCGGCGATCACGCTCCTGCTGTGCGCCTTCGGCCTGCCCTCCGCCCACGGCGGCCCGCACCACGCCCCGCTCGGCGTCAGCGGGCCGCGGCAGGCGGTGGCAGGGGTGCGGGAGCGACTGCCGCAGGAGCAGTGGGACGTGAAGACGTACGCGAACGCGCACGCGCTCACCGAGGCGATCCACGACCGCGACGTGGTCGGCGGCCTCGCGCTCGGCGCGGACGGGGTCGACGTGTACACCGCGTCGGCGGGCGGCCAGCAGATCAGCACGGCGATCAGCGGCCTCGGCACGGGTCTCGCGGATCAGCGGCACGTGAAGGCGACGACGCACGAGGTCGTCGGTTTCGGCGCGGACGACCCGCACGGCACGGGCCTCGGCGCGCTCGCGCTGCCGCTGATGTTCGGCGGCATCCTGCCGGTCCTGATCCTGGCGCTCGTGGCGCCGGGGGCGGCGACGCTGCGCGCCCGGCTCGGCGGAGTGATCGCCTTCGCGCTCGTCGCGGCGGCGGGGGTGACGGCGGTGCTCCACTTCGCCACGGGCACGATCGACGGCGAGTACGCGCGGACCTGGCTCGGCCTCGCCTTCGGGATGCTCGCGCTGGGCCTGCCCTTCCTCGGCCTCCAGTCCCTCTTCGGCCAGCGCGGCTTCCTGGGCCTGGCGGTCGCGATGATGTTCCTCGGCAACCCGCTCTCGGGCCTCGCGACGGGCCCGTACTGGCTCCCGGACGGCTGGTCGACGCTCGGCCGGCTTCTCCCGATGGGCGCCGCGGGCTCCCTCCTGCGCGCGGACGCCTTCTTCGACGGCACGGGAGCGGGCGCCCCGCTCGCGGTACTCGGCACCTGGTCGGCGGCGGGCCTGGCGATGGTGCTGGTGGCGCTGCGGCGCGCGGGACGAGGGGAGGAGGCGCGGGTAGGCGGGTGACGAGGCGCTGGCGTTTCGGGTGCCCCGGGTGCCGGACGAGACGCCGGTCCCCACGGCCATCGCGGCCCTCGTGAGTCACGCCCCGGTGCTCGCCCCCTGCGAGCCCACTACGGCCCCTGCGAGCCCACTACGGCCCGCTGCGAGCGCAATACGAGCCCCCTATGACCCCCCTACGGCCCACCACGAGCCCCCGACGAGGCTCTGCTCCTCGACGGCCCCAGAGCGATGCCGACCGCGATCCCCACGTCCGGCCGAAGGCCGGAGCGGCCGTGCTCGCGTGCTGGGCGCGCCGTTCACCTCTCGGCCGGTTGCGCGATTCTCCGTGTCGTGGTGGCGAGGCGGCGGTCGAGGAGGGGCAGCGGCTGCACGGGGTGGACGGTCCAGGTCCACAGGGCCGCGGGGCCGCCGAGCCGCAGCGCGTACGGGAGCCCCGCCCGCAGCGAACGCCGGTCCGCCTCCGTGCGCCGCCAGTGGTCCCCGAGCCACGACCAGGCCCGGTCGAACTCCTCGGCCGCCAGCTCCGCGACGACGTCCCGCACGCCCTCGCGCACCCACTCCAGCGCCTCCCCCGGCGTCAGCGCGAGAATCCCGCGCGGGGCCGAAGGCGCCGGCGTCCGCTCGCACCGGCACCAGTACCGGAGGGGAAGAGTGGCGGCCGGCATGAACCCTCCAGCGGTGCGGGCGAGTTGGCGGAACGGGGAGGCTTCCGCGCTTACGAGAGTGGACCGTACCCATTCCCGGAGGCAAGTTATTCCGCCGCACTCATCACTCAAAGGGATGAGTTGGCCACGGGACCTTGTGGCCCTGTGAAACAGCACCTCATCATGTCGCCATGGCTCAGAGCGACATGCCGACGATGCGCAGCCGCCGCCTAGGCGCCGAACTCCGCCGCCTCCGCCTGGAGGCCGGGCTGAAGGTCAACGACGTGGCCACGGCCCTGGAATGCGGCCAGCCCAAGATCAGCCAGATCGAGAACGGAAAACGCGGAATACGGCCACTCGACCTGACGACGTTCTTCAATCTGGTCGGCGTGGAGGACGAGCAATACCGCAATAACGTTCGGAGGCTGGCGAAGCAGATCCACAAGCGGGACTGGTGGTCGGGGGAGGGGCCGTTGCTCTACGACACCCTCAAGGACTTCCTGACCCTGGAGGCGGACTCGGAGCAGATGCGCTCCTTCGAGTCCAGCGTCCTGCCCGGCCTGCTCCAGACCGAGCCGTACATGCGGCAGATCTTCGCGGCGAACGACCGGCCGGTCAGGGTGGACGACCTCGTGCGGGTGCGCCTGAAGCGGCAGGAGCGTCTGGACGAGGACGTGGACTTCCGCTTCCGCGCGGTCGTCGACGTGTCGGTACTGCACCGCATCGCGGGCGACCGTGAACTCGTCCTCGGTCAGTTGGCGCATCTCGTCGAAGCCGCCGGCCGTCCCCGCGTCACCCTCCAGATCCTCCCGCTCGAAGCGTCGCTCCCGATGAACCAGCGCGTCCCGTACAACATCTTCAGTCAACGCGGCGAACCGCCCGTCGACGTCGTGTGGTTGGAGCACATGACCGGTGGTAGCTTGCTCGAACGCCGGTCCGACGTCGAGCTGTACCGCTCCTCGTGGGACGAGCTGACAGCGGCGGCCCTGTCCCCCTCGGCTTCGCGGCGCTACCTGCAGGACATGATCGAGGAACGTGAGCGATGACGCGGGAATCCCGCCCGGCGGCCCCTGCGACCGCACTGGACGGCCTTGCCTGGCACAAGAGCACGTACAGCGGCGCTGACAACGGCTGCGTCGAGCACGCCGCCACCCCCGCCGGCACCGCCGCCGTCCGCGACACCAAGGACCGCCGCCGCGGCACCCTCCTCTTCTCCGCCGCCACCTGGACCCGCTTCCTCCGCGCCACCGTCTAGGGGCTCACACGCGCGCCGGGGCGGCCCGGTCCTCCGTGAGGCCCGCGCGGCGGACGTGTTCCATGACGTCGTCGAGCTGGTCGCGGGCGCGGGTCAGTTCGTCGATGCGCCGCTGGATGGACGCGCGCTCGTGGCGGATCTTCTCGTACATGTCCCGTGTCGCGTGGCCCGTGGCGACGCAGGGGAGGAGGGCGAGGATCGTGCGGCTGGGGAGCCCGGCCGCGTAGAGGAGCTGGATGAGCTGGACGCGGCCGAGCGCCTCCTCCGCGTAGACGCGCTGGCCGCCGGGGGTGCGGGTGGACTCCAGGAGGCCCTGCTGCTCGTAGTAGCGCAGCGAGCGCACGCTCACCTCGGCGCGTTTCGCCAGTTCGCCGATCTTCATCGGGTGGCTCCCGTCACATCGGGCCGGTACGGCTTGTCTCTGACATTGGTGTCAGGTTCTAGCGTAGTCGGTGACCCCGGAAGACGGGGTTTTTCCCGATTCGTCCCAGGAGACGTGCCATGGAAATCGCCGGACAGACCGCCTTCGTCACGGGTGCCAACCGCGGGATCGGCCGCCGTTTCGTCGAGGAACTGCTCGCCCGCGGCGTCCGCCAGGTCTACGCGGGCGTGCGCGACCCGGAGCGCGCGGACGAGGCGCTGCGCGCGGACCCGCGCGTGACGCTCGTACGGCTCGACATCACCGACCGCGCCTCGGTCGAGGCGGCGGCGCGGCAGGCCGGGGACGTGGCACTGCTCGTCAACAACGCCGGTATCAGTGTGAGCGCGCCGCTGCTCGACGGTCCGCTCGACACCACCCGGCGCACTCTCGACACCAACCTCTACGGCGCGCTCGACATGACCCGCGCCTTCGCCCCCGCGCTCCGCGCGCACCGGGGCGCGCTGGTCAACATCCTGTCGGCGCTCTCCTGGTTCACGGTCCCCGGCTCGGGCGCGTACGCGGTCTCGAAGGCCGGGGCGTGGGCCATGACCAACACGCTCCGTATCGAACTCGCCCCCGCGGGCGTCCTCGTCCAGGGGGTCCACCTCGGCGCCGCCGACACCGACATGATGGGCGACTACGAGGGCCCGAAGATCGACCCGGCCGAGGTCGCGCGCCAGAGCCTCGACGGCGTCGAGAAGGGGGAGATCGAGATCCTGGCCGACGACTGGAGCCGCACGGTGAAGGCCGCGCTGCCCGGCGAGCCGAACGCGGTGCTCAGCCACCTGCTGGGGTGACGGCCCGGACGTGACGGCCCGGCAGAAGTCCCCCGCCGGGCGCGGCATAGCCTGGCGCCATGCGGCTTCGAGGGATACGGGTGCGGGGGAAGAGGCGCGTGGCGCGGGTGATCGTCGCGGCGGGCGCGCTGGTGCTCGCCGGGTGCGGGACGGGCGGCGCGGGGGACGGCGCGGGAGGCGGGGGCGGGGCGGTCCGCGAGCCGCTGGCGCTCGTGCCGCGCGCGGAGCGCAAGGCTTTGCCGGACCTGGCGGGCAAGGGGCTCGACGGGAAGCGGGTCGCGCTGTCACGGTTCGCGGGGCAGGTCGTGCTCGTCAACGGCTGGCAGTCGACGTGCGGGCCGTGCCGCGCCGAGATGCCGCGGCTGGTACGGGTCCAGAAGCGGTACGCGGACCGGGGCCTGCGCGTCCTGGGCTACAACGCGGAGGCCAACGAGGGCGCGGCGCGGGCCTTCGTCGCGCGGTACGGCGTGACGTACCCCGTCCTGTACGACCCCTCGGGGCACGAGCTGCTGCGGATTCCGAAGGGTGTCGTCAACCCGCAGTTCGTGCCGTTCACCTTCCTGGTGGACAAGAAGGGCAGGGTGGCGGCGTCCATGGCGGGCGCGGTCTCCGAACGGCGGGCGGGCGCCGTGGTGGGGGAGCTGCTCGCCGAGGAGTGAAGAGGCGTGGAGGGGCGCGGCGGAGGCGAGCCGCGTGACGGCCGTGCGGCGCCGGGTCGCCGTCCAGGGGGCTCGGCCTGGACGGCGAGGTGCGGCGACGCGTCCCGGCGGGGGCGCCGGTCGAGTGGCCCGCAGGGCCTAGCCCTCCGGTTCCTCGTCGAGGCGGGCGATGCGGTCGGTGACGTCGTTCGCGAGGCGGGTCAGGAGGCGGGTCAGCTCGCTGCGGTCCTGCGCGGGCCAGTCGGCGAGGACGTCGGTGAACCAGGAGAAGAGGGAGGCGCCGTAGCGCTCGATGCCCTCGCGGCCCCTCGGGGTCAGCTCGATGAGGCTCGCGCGGCGGTCCTCGGGGTCGGTGACGCGGTGCACGAGGCCGCGCTTCTCCAGTACCTGCACGTGCCGTGTGACGTGCGGGCCCACGACCGCCATGCGCTCGGCGATCTCACCGATGCGCAGGGCGCGGTCGGCGGTACGGAGACTGAAGAGCACGCCCATCGCGGGCTTGTCGAGGTGCAGCCCGGACGCCTCGGCGGCCCGCTCGGGGAGCCTGCCCTTCG comes from Streptomyces sp. Tu6071 and encodes:
- a CDS encoding SLATT domain-containing protein, translating into MQPEGPPQDPRARRAGRGGPTAARPDLTGRPFPLGDWGEPAERLDELYQWVEAGALATAEWYLHDRYWKRRLARLLRLAAALGVMAGAALPILDLAGALTGLAPWGYLALLLAAGCVGLDRYLGLGSGWMRDVATAQAVQRRLQILQFDWASESVREVLGPAEGTASEATERCLSVLRRFTEDVTELVRAETADWMVEFGTGPTPLATQSASGAVPLPGRPDPLPQGRFPLPPGARPNMPRQRPPEPR
- a CDS encoding YbaB/EbfC family nucleoid-associated protein — encoded protein: MIPGGGQPNMQQLLQQAQKMQQDLARAQEELAATEVDGQAGGGLVKATVNGSGELKGLVIDPKAVDPEDTETLADLVVAAVQAANENAQQLQQQKLGPLAQGLGGGIPGLPF
- the recR gene encoding recombination mediator RecR → MYEGVVQDLIDELGRLPGVGPKSAQRIAFHILQTEPADVRRLANALMEVKAKVRFCAVCGNVAQEEHCNICRDPRRDPAVICVVEEPKDVVAIERTREFRGRYHVLGGAISPIEGVGPDDLRIRELLARLADGTVTELILATDPNLEGEATATYLARMIKPMGLRVTRLASGLPVGGDLEYADEVTLGRAFEGRRLLDV
- a CDS encoding DUF5063 domain-containing protein, with translation MSETTSRPEAGAPLAQAVRADGSDPADFSTQIADQIESFLLAVTEIAKGDDPDSAVPYLLLEVSQLLLAGGRLGAYEDILPDERYEPDLGDEPDSDPLREGLAALLDPVDVYSEVFDPYEPRKAPVAHRLSDDLSGIVTELRHGLAHYRAGRVSEALWWWQFSYFTNWGPSASAALRALQSLVAHVRLDQPLTPLDGLDTDQELDGEDELAEEAGRVMRAEILGREAR
- a CDS encoding TetR family transcriptional regulator, which gives rise to MAEDAETGTGQGKHAGGRRPGETRTRAAILDAARACFAERGFDGTSLRWIAETAGVDQALVHHFYGSKANLFVKALELPERLWNALGEAAAGPREGVGERLVRAHLSVWEDAVSRPALMAMVRSAAVHGDAGARLREVAGGVLARTLVPALGGADVKLRTSLVATQLIGLSLMRYVMLLEPLASADTESVVRWYGAAVQAIVDGGEGGDRGGGGSGDGGV
- a CDS encoding helix-turn-helix domain-containing protein — protein: MAQSDMPTMRSRRLGAELRRLRLEAGLKVNDVATALECGQPKISQIENGKRGIRPLDLTTFFNLVGVEDEQYRNNVRRLAKQIHKRDWWSGEGPLLYDTLKDFLTLEADSEQMRSFESSVLPGLLQTEPYMRQIFAANDRPVRVDDLVRVRLKRQERLDEDVDFRFRAVVDVSVLHRIAGDRELVLGQLAHLVEAAGRPRVTLQILPLEASLPMNQRVPYNIFSQRGEPPVDVVWLEHMTGGSLLERRSDVELYRSSWDELTAAALSPSASRRYLQDMIEERER
- a CDS encoding DUF397 domain-containing protein; protein product: MTRESRPAAPATALDGLAWHKSTYSGADNGCVEHAATPAGTAAVRDTKDRRRGTLLFSAATWTRFLRATV
- a CDS encoding MerR family transcriptional regulator — protein: MKIGELAKRAEVSVRSLRYYEQQGLLESTRTPGGQRVYAEEALGRVQLIQLLYAAGLPSRTILALLPCVATGHATRDMYEKIRHERASIQRRIDELTRARDQLDDVMEHVRRAGLTEDRAAPARV
- a CDS encoding SDR family oxidoreductase — encoded protein: MEIAGQTAFVTGANRGIGRRFVEELLARGVRQVYAGVRDPERADEALRADPRVTLVRLDITDRASVEAAARQAGDVALLVNNAGISVSAPLLDGPLDTTRRTLDTNLYGALDMTRAFAPALRAHRGALVNILSALSWFTVPGSGAYAVSKAGAWAMTNTLRIELAPAGVLVQGVHLGAADTDMMGDYEGPKIDPAEVARQSLDGVEKGEIEILADDWSRTVKAALPGEPNAVLSHLLG
- a CDS encoding TlpA family protein disulfide reductase: MRLRGIRVRGKRRVARVIVAAGALVLAGCGTGGAGDGAGGGGGAVREPLALVPRAERKALPDLAGKGLDGKRVALSRFAGQVVLVNGWQSTCGPCRAEMPRLVRVQKRYADRGLRVLGYNAEANEGAARAFVARYGVTYPVLYDPSGHELLRIPKGVVNPQFVPFTFLVDKKGRVAASMAGAVSERRAGAVVGELLAEE
- a CDS encoding MarR family winged helix-turn-helix transcriptional regulator produces the protein MTPESPGAPAATGTDRCAGPPQPDAISGFLSALPRFTQLNAAFTKGRLPERAAEASGLHLDKPAMGVLFSLRTADRALRIGEIAERMAVVGPHVTRHVQVLEKRGLVHRVTDPEDRRASLIELTPRGREGIERYGASLFSWFTDVLADWPAQDRSELTRLLTRLANDVTDRIARLDEEPEG